Proteins from one Candidatus Glassbacteria bacterium genomic window:
- a CDS encoding BamA/TamA family outer membrane protein: MARRDINFVPDRINSGWISCIQLSLLLIVLFTAAPLAAQWRVGEIRIEGNEQVGGDRLRKVLSLKRGEPYAEWMIEDDRSRLIALYRSRGFLQAEVDEFAKEIDLQNQRVDVTVTIREGKQTILASIQTAGNIVFASTSLVELVDVRTGRPLDARQLNVLKQRIIDRYHQHGYLHVRVHDRFYFPQSERQAEVYFDIDEGPQVYVGQISISGNDNIKTSVVHRALEIRPGETYSEEKMRRSKANLYRIGILNDIRHELIFHGEDSSVVDVEITMVEGEFRSVGVGGGLGDVDGLRGWLEWGHYNLADRALSLLQLTRITYQPFEQTPAYEYSYSSSLTLRQPYFLNSKIEASTTGLFEKVSYSHHDEEKLAVNILLRNMITQRRELSLLLELNQRNIFNVDTSTADQSTVDNRGNNITNLISPLAMFDLRDDRFNPQKGVLVVARSTLAGGPLLPGSISFYRFSIETSYLYPVYRLGNNTPLIVAFRVKLGTVREFGGTASVPPTEAFNIGGAKSLRGYSELSLGPLNDRNVPGNVLVESNFELRFPVWSSFGGVLFLDAANVFDELHFDDRFRLLTTAGIGARYHTPIGPLRIDFAFKLNNFRSSRVERAGDQIEEERDSWGRIHFGIGHAF; this comes from the coding sequence ACCGGATCAATTCGGGATGGATATCCTGCATTCAGCTAAGCCTGCTGTTGATTGTACTCTTTACCGCCGCACCGCTCGCCGCCCAGTGGCGGGTCGGCGAGATCAGGATCGAGGGTAACGAGCAGGTCGGCGGGGACAGGCTGCGCAAGGTGCTGTCGCTCAAGCGGGGCGAACCCTACGCCGAGTGGATGATCGAAGACGACCGTTCCAGGCTGATCGCCCTCTACCGCAGCCGCGGCTTCCTGCAGGCGGAGGTGGACGAGTTCGCCAAGGAGATCGACCTGCAGAACCAGCGGGTGGACGTTACGGTTACGATCCGCGAAGGGAAGCAGACCATCCTGGCCAGTATCCAGACCGCCGGCAACATCGTGTTTGCCTCCACAAGCCTGGTGGAGCTGGTTGATGTCCGGACAGGCCGGCCGCTCGACGCCCGCCAGTTGAACGTCCTCAAACAACGCATCATCGACCGTTACCACCAGCACGGCTACCTTCACGTCCGGGTTCACGACAGGTTTTACTTCCCCCAGAGCGAACGTCAGGCCGAGGTCTACTTCGACATCGACGAGGGTCCGCAGGTATATGTCGGCCAAATCAGTATCTCCGGCAACGACAATATCAAGACAAGTGTCGTGCACAGGGCGCTGGAAATCAGGCCCGGCGAGACGTACAGCGAAGAGAAAATGCGGCGCAGCAAAGCCAATCTCTACCGGATCGGCATCCTGAACGACATCCGTCACGAGCTGATTTTCCATGGCGAGGACAGCTCGGTAGTGGATGTCGAGATCACGATGGTCGAGGGCGAGTTCCGCTCCGTGGGCGTCGGCGGCGGGCTGGGTGATGTGGACGGCCTTCGCGGCTGGCTCGAATGGGGGCATTACAACCTTGCCGACCGGGCGTTGAGCCTGCTGCAGCTCACCCGGATTACTTACCAGCCGTTCGAGCAGACTCCGGCCTATGAATACTCGTACTCTTCGTCACTCACTCTGCGCCAGCCCTATTTCCTCAATTCCAAGATCGAGGCCAGCACCACGGGGCTGTTCGAAAAAGTGAGCTACTCGCACCATGACGAGGAAAAGCTGGCGGTCAACATCCTGCTGCGCAACATGATCACCCAGCGCCGTGAACTGAGCCTGCTGCTGGAGCTTAACCAGCGTAATATCTTCAATGTCGACACCTCCACGGCCGACCAGAGCACAGTCGATAACCGCGGCAATAATATCACGAACCTGATCTCACCGCTGGCGATGTTCGATCTGCGCGACGACCGGTTCAACCCGCAGAAGGGAGTGCTGGTGGTGGCCCGCTCCACACTCGCCGGCGGACCGCTGCTGCCCGGCTCGATCAGCTTCTACCGCTTCAGTATTGAAACCAGCTATCTCTACCCGGTTTACCGGTTGGGGAACAACACCCCGCTGATCGTGGCTTTCAGGGTCAAGCTGGGCACGGTCAGGGAGTTCGGCGGAACAGCCAGCGTACCGCCTACCGAGGCGTTCAATATCGGCGGGGCGAAAAGCCTGCGGGGTTACAGCGAGCTTTCTCTCGGCCCGCTCAACGACCGGAACGTGCCGGGCAACGTGCTGGTGGAGTCCAATTTCGAATTGCGCTTCCCGGTCTGGAGCAGTTTCGGGGGAGTGCTGTTTCTGGATGCGGCCAACGTGTTCGATGAGCTTCATTTCGACGACCGGTTCCGGCTGCTGACAACCGCCGGGATCGGCGCTCGATACCATACCCCGATCGGCCCCCTGCGGATTGATTTTGCTTTCAAGCTGAACAATTTCCGCTCCTCGAGGGTAGAACGGGCAGGAGACCAAATCGAAGAAGAACGCGACAGTTGGGGCCGGATCCATTTTGGAATCGGACACGCCTTCTAA